One Hyphomonadaceae bacterium BL14 genomic window, TGGTGTTTGTCCTGCTGGCGGCGCTGAACCGTGAAGGGCGCACACGCGGCGCGTTTGCAGCCAAACCCGAGCCGGACCTGCTCGCCTTTGCGGATCTGGCGGCTCTGGGCACCATTTGCGACGTGGTGCCGCTGACCGGTTTCAACCGTGCCGTCACCGCGCAAGGGCTGAAAGTCATGAGCGCATGGTCGCGCCCCGGCCTGGCGGCGCTGGCAGAGGTGGCGGGCGTGACGGGACCTGCGGGCGTGTATCACGCCGGCTTCCTGATCGGACCGCGAATCAATGCCGGGGGACGGGTGGGCAAGTCCGATCTGGGCGCGCGCCTGCTGACCACCGATGACAAGGACGAAGCGCGCGCCCTTGCACAGGAGCTTGACCGTCTCAATGCCGAGCGCCGCGAGATCGAGGCCGAGGTGCTGGAGGCCGCCCTGGCGCAGGTGGAGGCGGCGGGTGTCAGCGAGGATGCGGCGGTGCTCATCGCCGCAGGTGAGCACTGGCATCCCGGCGTCATCGGCATCGCCGCAGGACGGTTGAAAGACCGGTTCAACCGGCCCTCCATCGTGATCGGGATTGATCCCGAAACGGGCCTCGCCAAAGGCTCGGGCCGGTCCTGCCCCGGGGTCAATCTGGGCGGCGCGATTGCGCGCGCGCGTGAAGCCGGGCTGCTGGTGGCCGGCGGCGGACACGCCATGGCGGGCGGCCTGACCATAGCCGCGGACCGGATCGATGACCTGCGCGCTTTCATGGAAGCCGAGCTGGCCGCCGAATGGGCAGGCGCGCACGAGGCGCGCACGCTGCAGCTGGACGCTGTCGCCCATCCGGCCTCGGTATCGTTCGAGTTTTGCGAGGCGCTGAGCGCCGCCGCGCCCTTCGGCCAGGGCAATCCGGAGCCGCGTTTTGCGTTCAGCGATCTGCGCCGCACCTTTGCCAAGCTGGTGGGAACCAACCATGTGCGCGTCACGTTCGAGGCCGCCGGCGGCGCGCGCCTGCAGGGCATTGCGTTTCGCGCCGCCGACAATCCCATGGGCCACGCGCTGCTGGCTCCGGGCGAGGCGCGTTTCCATGTGGCGGGCAAGCTGCGCGCCGAGGACAATCGCTATGGACGGCGCGCCGAGCTGCACCTCGAAGACCTTGCGCCCGCAGGCTGACCGCGGCGCAGCGCGATGTGAAGAAACTCCCTGCCGAGCGCTTGCATAAGGGGGAGGGGGTGGATATATCGACGCTCCACGCGTTCGCGGGCCCTTCGTCTATCGGTTAGGACGCCAGGTTTTCAACCTGGAAAGAGGGGTTCGATTCCCCTAGGGCCTGCCACGCGTGTTTCTCCCTGTTGATGTCTGACGCCGTGACGCTTGTTTCCAAGCGCACTTCCGGCGGTGATTTGCGGGCGGGCCGCTCGGGACAGAAGCCACTGCCGCAAACGGTATGAAGCTGATATCAGTGATCATTCCCGTCACCGTCCCAGCCGGGCGGGTGCCGGGCATGTCTGAACACCGGCATTGAAACCGGATACGGAGGATCACCTGATGCATGCCGCTCACCACAGGGTCAGTCCCTGGCGTTTTCTGGCTGTGGTCACAGCGGTTTGTATGGCCGCGGCGGGCTTCTGCACCGCCGTGGCGGACGCCGGCATGGATGTGGAACCGGCGGGCCAGGCCTGCGCCCGTGAGGGCGCGCGCGTGCTCTTCATCGGCAATAGCTACACATTCGGATCAACCTCGGCGGTGCGCTATTACCGGGCTGAGACGGTGCAGGACCTCTACAACACGGATTTTGGCGGCGTGCCGGCCCTGGTCGGCGTCTTTGCCGATCAGGCGGGCGTGGCGCTTGATGTCAGCCACGCCACGTCGTCCGGTTTCGGTCTGCACGATCATGTGGAGGCCGGACTCGAGCGCTTTGACCGTTCATGGGACTGCGTCGTGATGCAAAGCCTCTCCATGCTGGACCGGGCGGCACCGGGCGATCCGCGGCGTCTGGTCGAGGCGTCGGCCACCCTCGCCGATACGGTTCGCGCAAGACATGACGCGGTCCAGATCCTGTTTCTCGCGACCTGGCCGAGAGCCGATTACGTCCACCTGGACGGGCGGCCCTGGTCTGGACAGGGGCTTGACCGGATGGCGGCCGACATTCGGGACGGCTATGAACTGGCCGCAGCCCGCGTGGGTGTGGACGGTGCCATCATTCCCGTGGCGGACGCCTGGCTGAAGGCGATGGAGACAGGCCTCGCCGTGGAAAACCCCTATCAGGGCGTGCCTCACGGCCAGGTCAGCCTGTGGAGTTATGACCAGCATCATGCCAGCCAGTACGGCTACTACCTGTCTGCCCTGGTGGTTTTCGCACACCTGACCGGGCTGGACCCCCGGTCGCTGGGCGAGACCGAGCTGGCCGCCTGGGAGCTGGGCATAGAGCCGGGCCTGGCCGCCGGCCTGCAGGCAGCCGCGCGGGAGGTGACGGGTGGGGACGGCCTGACCGCCTTTTCCCCTGTGCCGGGCAGTCAGTATCGCCCGGGGCGCCGTGGCGTGGCCACAGGAATTCCGGCTGACCCCCGCTGACGGAGCGCCGCGTGCGCTGGCGGCGGACATCCTGCCCGGGCCCGGCCGCGTGTCGAGGGGCGCGGCACCTCCCCGGTGCCCCGTCGCCCGCCCTTGACGCTACATCCCCGGTCCCGGATTGGGCAGGGCATATTCGCACAGCTCGTCGACGATGTAGGTGTACGCCTCGTCCACGCTGTCGGTGCGGTGGATGAGGTCAAGGTCGGCGGCGTTGATGGCACCGAACTCGACCAGAGCCTCCAGATTGAGCACCTTGTCCCAGTAGTCCGTGCCGAACAGCACCACGGGCAGGCGCTTTTTCATCTTTTTGGTCTGGAGCAGGGTCAGGGTCTCGAACAATTCGTCCAGCGTGCCGAACCCGCCGGGCATCAGGACCAGCGCCTTGGCCGGATACAAAAACCAGAATTTGCGCGTGAAGAAGTAGTGGAACTCGAAATTGAGGTCCGGCGTCACATAGGGGTTATTGGCTTCCTCCATGGGCAGGGTGATGCCCAGGCCCACCGTCTCGCCGCCCGCCTCCATGGCGCCGCGATTGGCCGCTTCCATGATGCCGGGCCCGGCACCGGTGCACACCACAAAGCGCCGCCCGCCGCACGGCTCGAGATTGAGCGACCAGTGGGTGAGCCGCTTGGCCAGCTCGCGCGCGTCTTCATAGTAGCGCGACATCATGACGGCACGCTGCGCCAGCTTCACCGCGTCCTCGCCGCCCTCAGCCTGCGCCGCGTCCAGACGCGCCTGCGCCACATCGGCGGGCAGGACGCGCGCCGAGCCAAAGAACAAAATGGTGTCGTTGATCTCGCGCTGTTCGAAGCGCTCCTTGGGCTGAAGATATTCAGCCAGGATGCGCAGAGGCCGCGCTGTCGGCGAGTTCATGAAATCGGGATTGAAATAAGCCTCCAGCGGATCGCCCGGCTGGGTCTCCACTGGCAACTCGATCATACGCTTCATCAACCGTCTCCTCGCACTGCATGTCCGGGGTGTAATCACACCATGCAGGCGGCGGCGAGGCGAGGGCGGCGCTCAGCGCCGCCCTGCTTGCATGACGGGTCAGCCGGCGGTCTTGGCCCGCTCGATGGAGTCCAGGATCATTTCACGCGCGCGCTCGACGCCGTACCAGCCCTGGACCTTCACCCATTTGCGCGGTTCGAGATCCTTGTAGTGCTCGAAGAAATGGGTGATGCGCGCGATCTGCGCCTGGTGCACATCGGTATAGGTTTTCATCTCTTCATACAGCGGCGTCAGCTTGGCGTGGGGCACGGCAAGGATTTTCTCGTCCTGACCGCTCTCGTCCTCCATCACCAGCACGCCGATGGGGCGCGCGCGCATCACGCAGCCCGGTACCAGCTCGGTCTGACCCAGCACCATCACGTCGATGGGGTCGCCATCCAGGGACAGGGTGTGGGGCGTGAAGCCGTAATTGCACGGATAGCGCATGGGTGTGTGCAGATAGCGGTCCACCCAGAGCGTGCCGGAGCTCTTGTCCAGCTCATACTTCACCGGCTGGCCGCCGAACGGCACTTCGATGATGACATTGATATCGTCGGGCGGGTTCTGCCCGATGGAGATGGCTTCAATGCGCATATGTGTCGTCCCCCTTAATGGCGTATCGTTCGACGCGCTAACAAACCTGTGCGGCGCGCACAGGCAAGCGCTTTTGTGCAGTGCACACGTGTGCCGCGCCCCACAGGGCCATCAGCGCAACACCGATTGCGTCCCGCGCGGTGCGAGGCTAGCTTCCCTTCCATGAACATGATCGCCCCCGCCTTGTCCCGCTTCGCCGGCGCGTTTGCCGCGCTGTTCCTTGTGTCGGCCACCTGGGCCCACGCCGATCCCACTGCGCGCGAGACGGTGGTGGAGTATGGCGGACCCGACCTTGTCGTGATCGACACGGCGGACGGCCCGGTCGAGCTGATTGTGGAGGTCGCCGCCAGCGACGACGCGCGCCAGCGCGGCCTGATGCACCGCGAGTCGCTCGATCCCGACGCCGGCATGCTGTTTGATTTCCAGCGTGAGCAGATCGTCTCCATCTGGATGGAGAACACGCTGATCCCGCTGGATATTCTGTATATTCGCGCCGACGGGCGCATCGCCAAGATCATCGCCCACGCGCAGCCCATGTCGCGCCGCCAGCTCTTGTCGGACTTTCCGGTGCTCAGCGTGCTGGAGATCAATGCGGGCCGCTCCGCCGAGCTGGGCATTTCGCCCGGCGACATCGTGCGCCATGCCCTGTTCGGCAATGAAGCCACTGTTCAGCCCGAGCCCGAGCCCGAGCCCGAGGCCGGTCCGGGGCCTGAAGGCGATGACGGTGAGCCGGGCAATGACGAACCGGGTGATGAGCCTGGCGAGGGTGAGCCCGGTGAAGAGCCGGCAGACGAAGAGCCCGCCGGTGATGGCGGCGAGGGCGGGGATAACCGCTGAACCTGGCGTTCGCGCCGCTTGCGCCGCCGGGCGCGCGCGCGTAAACCCCGCTCATTCGGGGCGTAGCGCAGCCTGGTAGCGCATCTGGTTTGGGACCAGAGGGTCGCTGGTTCGAATCCGGCCGCCCCGACCATCTTACCCGCGCAAGCGGGATGCCGTTTGGGAGTTCGTCTCGATGTTCGCCAAAATCTATCGTCCGGCGAAAACCGCGATGCAGTCCGGCCGGGCCAAGACCCATGACTGGCTGCTGGAGTTTATCCCCTCCATGGCCAAGCGCCCGGACCCGCTCATGGGCTGGGCCTCGTCCAATGATACCCGCCGCCAGATCCGCCTCAGCTTTGAGACCCGTGACGAGGCCGTGGCCTATGCCCAGCGTCACGCCATCCCGTTCCAGGTCTTCGAAGCGCGCGAAACGCCGCGCCGCATCAAAACCTATGCCGGCAATTTCGCCTATGAGCGCAAGGAGCCCTGGTCGCACTAGGCGCGAGCGCCAGTCACCGGCCCGCCTTGCGCCCCAGGCCCTGTAGCTCAACTGGATAGAGCACCGGACTTCTAATCCGACGGTTGCAGGTTCGAGTCCTGCCAGGGTCGCCAGTTTGCTGTGTGTCCGATCCCGGTGAGCCGCGGTGCCCCCGCCATGCCATCTGAACCCGGTGCTTATCTGTCCAGATATTTAGCTGCGCACCCCCGTGGCCTCTGATATTGGCGGTGCAACGGGAAGGGGTGACCATGGCAGACGATCGCAGAGACCAGCTTCAATCCTTGAGCATAGACCGGGGCGGCGAAGCGCACAGCGCCGGGCCGAATGTGTTGCTTCAGGTGCTGATTGCCACGGTGTCGATCGCGATTGGCGTGGCACTGGCCTGGTTTTTGATCCCCGTCCTGACGTCATCCGATGAGCCGGCACCCGCCGCTGCGCCGCAGATTGTGGCTGAGGCGTCTGGCGTTGAAGCCGCTGCGCCCGCGGCCCAGCCCGCGCCGCGCCCCGCCGCGCGGGCGTCCGGCCTTGTGGCGTCGGGCTATGTCACGGCGCGCCGTCAGGCGACCGTGTCGGCGGAAATCACCGGCCGCATCCGCGAAGTGCTCATTGAGGAGGGCACAGTTGTCTCTGAGGGCGAGGTGCTCGCCAGGCTGGATGATGAGCGCGCGCGGCTGGACCTCGATCTGTTCGAGGCGCAGGCCCAGGCCGCCGAAGCACGCGCGCGCGCCCTCGGCAGCCAGCGCGCCGAGGCGCAGCTTCAGCTGGAGCGCGCGCAGCGCCTGGTCACCTCCGGGTTTGCCACAGAGGCCTCGATCACCGCTTTGCAGTCCCAGCGTGATTCGCTTGGCAGCCAGATCGCAGCCGCCCGCGCCGACTCGGCGGCGGCCCGCGCCCGTCTGGCCAGCCAGCTGGATTTTGTCGACCGCCATGTGGTGCGCGCGCCCTTCGGCGGCGTGGTGATCGCCAAGAACGCCCAGGTGGGTGAAATCCTGTCGCCGGGGTCTGCCGGTGGCGGATTCACCCGCACAGGCATCGCCACCATTGTGGATATGAGCAGCCTGGAACTCGAAGTGGACGTCAATGAGGGGCAGATCCAGCGCGTTACTGCCGGGCAGACTGTTGAGGCAGTACTCGACGCCTATCCGGACTGGCGTATCCCGGCGCGGGTGGAGGCAATCATCCCAACAGCCGACCGGGCGCGCGCCACGATCAAGGTGCGCGTGGCGCTACTGGAGCGGGATGCACGGATCCTGCCCGACATGGCGGCGCGCGTGACATTCGTCGACGGGTAGTGAACGCCCTATTGATATAATGTGCTTTATTATGTAAAGTTCAATTCGTAAGACGGATCGGGAAGGGATGCCTATGGCCGAGGCGCTGTATCAGCTCAACAATCTTGCCAAGCGCTACACGCGCGGGCGCGAATCCATCACCATTTTCTCCGACCTCACGATGACCATCGGTCAGGGCGAGTTCATTGCGATCATGGGGCCGTCCGGTTCGGGCAAGACCACCCTGCTCAACCAGCTGGGCGGCATCGACCGGCCCAGCTCGGGCGAGGTGTTGTTCGACGGCGCGCGCATTGACAATATGGCCCAGTCGAAACTGGCCAAATGGCGCGCCGCGAATGTCGGTTTCATCTTCCAGTTCTACAATCTGATGCCCACGCTGACGGCGGCCCAGAACGTGGAATTGCCGCTGCTGCTCACCAAGCTCTCGGGCAAGGAGCGCAAGCGCCGGGTGCAGACCGCCCTGGATATCGTCAAGCTCGCCGACCGCTCCGGCCACAGGCCCCGCCAGATGTCGGGCGGTCAGCAACAGCGCGTGGCCATTGCGCGCGCGATCGTGGCCGATCCCAAAGTGCTGCTGTGCGATGAACCGACCGGTGATCTGGATCGCACCACCGCCGACGAGGTGCTGGGTACGCTCCAGCTTCTCAATGACGAGCTGGGCAAGACTATCATCATGGTGACCCACGACCCGGCTGCCGCGAAATATGCCAAGCGCGAACTGCACCTGGACAAAGGCCGGTTCGTCGAAGCTGCAGGCGCGCCCGCATGAACGATGCCACGCTGATCCGCAAAAGCCTGTTCCGCAAGAAGACGCGGGCAATCCTGCTTGTGCTGTCGATCATGACAGCCTTCCTGATCTTCGCCGTGCTGGGTGCCTTTTCGCGCTCGCTCAATTCCGGTGTCGATACTGCGGCGGCGGACCGCCTGGTGACGCTGAACGCGATCAACTTCACCCTGACCATGCCCTACGCCTATTGGGGGCGCGTGGCGCAGGTGGACGGCGTTCAGGCGGTCACCCACGCCAGCTGGTTTGGCGGGTATTATCAGGAGCCGCGCAATTTCATCCAGGCCTTCGCCGCGGACATTGAGAGCTATCTCCAGGTGTATGCCGAGCTGGAGCCGGTGGAGGGCGAGCTGGAGACCCTGTTCGCGCGCCGCGATTGCGCCGCGGTCGGCGCCGATCTGATGAACCAGTATGGATGGACCCAGGGACAGCGCATTCCGCTGAACTCAAACATCTGGCGCAAGGAAGATGGCTCACAGGTCTGGGATCTCGAGCTATGCGTTGTCTTCGACGCACAGGATCAGGACGTTCCGACGAACTATATTTTGCTGAACTACGATTATTACAACGAGGCGCTGGCCTTCAACCGTGACCAGATCGGCTGGATCATTCTCACCACCGGGGATCCGTCCATCAATGACCGGGTCGCCCGGGAGATCGACGCGCTGTTCGCCAACTCGCCGGCGGAGACGGAGACGTCCACAGAGGCGGCGTTTGGCCAGGCCTTCCTGGAGCAGCTGGGCAATATCGGCCTTATTCTGACGCTGGTGATCGGCGCGGCCTTTGCCACGATCCTGATGATCGTCGGCACGACCATGGTGATGGCGATCAATGAGCGCACCAAGGAAGTGGCGGTCATGAAGACGCTGGGCTTCGCCCCGCCGCGGATCTTCATTCACGTGCTCAGCGAGTCGGTGCTGCTGAGCCTGGTCGGCGGATTGATCGGGCTCGGTTTGGCGGCACTGCTGCTGGCCGGCGTCGGCGCGATGCTGGCCGGTCAGCTGCCGGGCCTGCGCATGACGGGTGAGATAGCAGGCCAGGCCATTGCGCTGATGGTCGCGTTCGGCCTGGTTACCGGCTTGATGCCGGCGATCAACGCCATGCGGATCAATATCGTTGACGGTCTCGGGAAGGAGTAAGGGCGATGCTCAGACAGATCGGGGCCGTCACGATGATCAATCTGCGCTCCATCCCGCAGCGATGGGGCATGTCATTGGCGACCGTCTTGTCAGTGGCGCTGGTGGTGGGCGTTTTGCTGGGCTTCCTGGCGATGGCCAACGGCTTCCGGGCGACGGTGGACGGTACGGGGTCGGATGATGTGGCGGTGGTCGTCGGGGCCAATTCCCAGACCGAGCTCAATTCCGGGCTGGGCCGCGATGCGGTGCGCCTGATCGAGGCGGGACCCGGCATCGCCGTGGACGCGTCCGGTGATCCGATTATATCGGCAGAGCTCTATGTCGTCGCCAATGGCCGCAAGCGGTCATCGGGCACGGATGCGAACCTGCCCCTGCGCGGGGTGGGCGAGAATGCGCCATCGCTGCGCAACGGCTTTTCGCTCACTCAAGGCCGCATGTTTGCGTCCGGCTCCAATGAGCTTGTGGTGGGCGAGGGCGTGCTGCGCGAGTTTGCCGGCTTCGAG contains:
- the recJ gene encoding single-stranded-DNA-specific exonuclease RecJ; translated protein: MTGSALFGVTHSLGGRAWALKPADDRVAGEIARLTGANDALARLLAARGLTADTAPGFLAPRLRDSFPDPSSFKGMDDAARLIWDAVEAGVRIALFADYDVDGATSAAQLSRWLAMVSKAPLIYVPDRIEEGYGPSTAAFETLKAQGAGLVITLDCGAAAVVPLAGARAMGLPVAVIDHHLMDGAAPDAEALVNPNQPGDPSGCGHLAAAGVVFVLLAALNREGRTRGAFAAKPEPDLLAFADLAALGTICDVVPLTGFNRAVTAQGLKVMSAWSRPGLAALAEVAGVTGPAGVYHAGFLIGPRINAGGRVGKSDLGARLLTTDDKDEARALAQELDRLNAERREIEAEVLEAALAQVEAAGVSEDAAVLIAAGEHWHPGVIGIAAGRLKDRFNRPSIVIGIDPETGLAKGSGRSCPGVNLGGAIARAREAGLLVAGGGHAMAGGLTIAADRIDDLRAFMEAELAAEWAGAHEARTLQLDAVAHPASVSFEFCEALSAAAPFGQGNPEPRFAFSDLRRTFAKLVGTNHVRVTFEAAGGARLQGIAFRAADNPMGHALLAPGEARFHVAGKLRAEDNRYGRRAELHLEDLAPAG
- a CDS encoding TIGR00730 family Rossman fold protein; its protein translation is MKRMIELPVETQPGDPLEAYFNPDFMNSPTARPLRILAEYLQPKERFEQREINDTILFFGSARVLPADVAQARLDAAQAEGGEDAVKLAQRAVMMSRYYEDARELAKRLTHWSLNLEPCGGRRFVVCTGAGPGIMEAANRGAMEAGGETVGLGITLPMEEANNPYVTPDLNFEFHYFFTRKFWFLYPAKALVLMPGGFGTLDELFETLTLLQTKKMKKRLPVVLFGTDYWDKVLNLEALVEFGAINAADLDLIHRTDSVDEAYTYIVDELCEYALPNPGPGM
- the ppa gene encoding inorganic diphosphatase encodes the protein MRIEAISIGQNPPDDINVIIEVPFGGQPVKYELDKSSGTLWVDRYLHTPMRYPCNYGFTPHTLSLDGDPIDVMVLGQTELVPGCVMRARPIGVLVMEDESGQDEKILAVPHAKLTPLYEEMKTYTDVHQAQIARITHFFEHYKDLEPRKWVKVQGWYGVERAREMILDSIERAKTAG
- a CDS encoding DUF192 domain-containing protein translates to MNMIAPALSRFAGAFAALFLVSATWAHADPTARETVVEYGGPDLVVIDTADGPVELIVEVAASDDARQRGLMHRESLDPDAGMLFDFQREQIVSIWMENTLIPLDILYIRADGRIAKIIAHAQPMSRRQLLSDFPVLSVLEINAGRSAELGISPGDIVRHALFGNEATVQPEPEPEPEAGPGPEGDDGEPGNDEPGDEPGEGEPGEEPADEEPAGDGGEGGDNR
- a CDS encoding ETC complex I subunit produces the protein MFAKIYRPAKTAMQSGRAKTHDWLLEFIPSMAKRPDPLMGWASSNDTRRQIRLSFETRDEAVAYAQRHAIPFQVFEARETPRRIKTYAGNFAYERKEPWSH
- a CDS encoding efflux RND transporter periplasmic adaptor subunit, with protein sequence MADDRRDQLQSLSIDRGGEAHSAGPNVLLQVLIATVSIAIGVALAWFLIPVLTSSDEPAPAAAPQIVAEASGVEAAAPAAQPAPRPAARASGLVASGYVTARRQATVSAEITGRIREVLIEEGTVVSEGEVLARLDDERARLDLDLFEAQAQAAEARARALGSQRAEAQLQLERAQRLVTSGFATEASITALQSQRDSLGSQIAAARADSAAARARLASQLDFVDRHVVRAPFGGVVIAKNAQVGEILSPGSAGGGFTRTGIATIVDMSSLELEVDVNEGQIQRVTAGQTVEAVLDAYPDWRIPARVEAIIPTADRARATIKVRVALLERDARILPDMAARVTFVDG
- a CDS encoding ABC transporter ATP-binding protein, which encodes MAEALYQLNNLAKRYTRGRESITIFSDLTMTIGQGEFIAIMGPSGSGKTTLLNQLGGIDRPSSGEVLFDGARIDNMAQSKLAKWRAANVGFIFQFYNLMPTLTAAQNVELPLLLTKLSGKERKRRVQTALDIVKLADRSGHRPRQMSGGQQQRVAIARAIVADPKVLLCDEPTGDLDRTTADEVLGTLQLLNDELGKTIIMVTHDPAAAKYAKRELHLDKGRFVEAAGAPA
- a CDS encoding ABC transporter permease, producing the protein MNDATLIRKSLFRKKTRAILLVLSIMTAFLIFAVLGAFSRSLNSGVDTAAADRLVTLNAINFTLTMPYAYWGRVAQVDGVQAVTHASWFGGYYQEPRNFIQAFAADIESYLQVYAELEPVEGELETLFARRDCAAVGADLMNQYGWTQGQRIPLNSNIWRKEDGSQVWDLELCVVFDAQDQDVPTNYILLNYDYYNEALAFNRDQIGWIILTTGDPSINDRVAREIDALFANSPAETETSTEAAFGQAFLEQLGNIGLILTLVIGAAFATILMIVGTTMVMAINERTKEVAVMKTLGFAPPRIFIHVLSESVLLSLVGGLIGLGLAALLLAGVGAMLAGQLPGLRMTGEIAGQAIALMVAFGLVTGLMPAINAMRINIVDGLGKE